The sequence below is a genomic window from Acidilobus saccharovorans 345-15.
CTTGCCGTGGCCACCTCAGTGCTCGGCACCCTGATAGGCCTGGTGGCCGCCGTGGCCGTTGACATGCTTGACGTGAAGTACCAGAGGCCGCTCTCGCTGCTGACGGTGCTCCCGCACACGGTGCCCTTCGTCTCGGCGGCGCTCATATGGTCCATAAGCCTCTACGGCGGCGGCTGGGGGTGGTTCACCTACCTGCTCCACATAAGCTTTGACCCGCTCTACCTGGCTAACACGGCGCTCTACGGCGTCATACTTGTCAGCGTCTGGGGCGCAATAGCGTTCCCCTTCATAATAATATACGCGACGCTCAGGTCCATACCGCCCGAGATAAGGGAGAACGCCATGATAGACAACATAGGCCTCTCAAGGTACTACGGCGAGGTGGCCATACCGCTGGCGAGCAAGGCCATACTGATAGCCTTCATAATAGAGCTCGCCTTCAGCTTCGGCGCCTTCGACGCGCCCTACGTGCTCACCGGGGGAGGGCCGGGCTACGCTACTACAACGCTGGGCATACTCACCTATGAGGCCGTGTACAACCTCAACAGCTACTCCGCAGGGGCCCTGATAGCGGCCGCCATAGCCGCCCTGGCGACAGTCCCGGCCATAGCCCTCTTCAGGGTCCTGAGGAGCAGGCGCGCCCTGCTGCCCGCGGTCAGCGTGAGGCTGCCGGACCCGGTGTTCAAGGGGATAATGCTGGCAGTGCTCTCAGTCATACTGTTCTTCAACGTAATGCCCATATACTGGATGTTCCTCGTGGCATTCAGGCCCAACACCCTTGACTTCAGGTCGCCCCCGATCATGATACCCGTCAAGTTCACCAGCGCGTTCTTCGTGCAGGCTCTCAGGGGCTCGGTGCCCTACATGGTCAGCAGCGTGGTCGTCAGCGTGGCAGTTGGGGTAATAGCGGTCCTCCTGGCCTCCGGGGCCTCATATGAGATAGCCAGGGGCAGGGCCTGGGGCTGGCTGCTGCCCCTCTCCATCTACCTCTACGTCCTGCCCCCCATGGCGTTCGTCATACCCCTCTACATAGCCTTTGCAAAGGCGCACCTGCTCAACACCTGGTGGGCGCTTATAACGGCAATGCCCCTCGGCTACGTGACCTACGCCCTGTGGATAATGAACGGCTTCTTCGTTGACCTCCCAAAGGCCTACGACGAGGTCGCTGACCTGTTCAACATAAAGGGCAAGTTCAGGAGGCTCATACTCCCGCTCTCCAGGCCCGTGCTCCTCTCAACCTTCCTGCTGGCCGCCGTGGGGGCCTGGCACGCCCTCTTCTACCCGCTGATATTCTCGGCGACCCCGTACAACTTCGGCTTCCCGCCCCAGGGGGCCCAGACGGTAACCATATACGCGCTGACCGCAATACAGGAGTCAACCATAGACTGGGGCCTGCTGGCCTCCATGGCGTTGGTCGCCGCGCTGCCGCCCATGGTGCTTGACATAGTGTTCCTGTCGCTCATAGCCAGGGGGAGCAGGGCCAGCGGCCTCAAGTTCCTGTGAGGGCTCCAAGGGCCAGGGCCAGGGACGCCGCCAGGAGCCCCGCGGCCCCTGCAAGCCAAAGGCCTGAGACGAAGTCCATGGCTGACCATGCCGCCACGTACTCAAGGTAGAAGGCCCTGGAGACTAGCCGCGGCCTTGGCTTGGCCTTCCCCAGCGCGTCGTAGGCGTAGTAGAACGCCATGGAGACCACGAACCAGCCGATGAAGTTAGTTATGGGCACCCCGTAGTATGGCCCCCTGGTCTGCCAGACCCAGAGGTGGCCCTCTATGGTCAGGAAGGGGTCAAAGGCTAGGTCCATGGCCACCATTGCCAGGGAGGCCGCGAGGTAGCTGCCAGTGGCGGCCAGCGAGTAGAAGCCCAGGGAGGCCCAGAGCAGCGGTATGTAGACCGGCACCCCAAGCACCTTGAGGCCGAGGCCCTTCGTGTAGTAGTACTTCCCGAAGGGGAGGCCGTAGTGCACCCCCAGGAACTCGAAGGCGTACGATATGGCCGCCGAGGCCGCGAGGAAGTAGAGGGTCCTCCTCCCTCCCAGCTCGGAGTAAGACGCCAGCAGGTAGAAGGTGACGAAGAAGATAGGGGTTGATACTACGGCCGCAACGAGGCTGAGGGGCCGCGGGACGTCAAGGACTGACAGGAACAGGAAGGGAGGGTATAAGGCCGAGAGGCTCCAGGCGACGAGCCTAAGCCTGTTCAAGCTAAGGCCCCGCTGTCGCTGCCTCACTTGAGTTAAAAGCTTCACTGGCCGAGGCTAACCTCAAGCAGGTCCCCCGGCCTCAGCATTAGCTCCCTCGAGAGCCCCAGCTCGCCGTCCTTAACGTAGCTCAGCGGGACCTCTGAGCCGTTGTACTTCACTGACGCCCTGCAGCCCTTGAAGTCAAGCCTTAGCGACGAGAGCCTGAGGCCTGGACCCTCAACGGCTTTCAGCGTTATCGAGCCGCTGCAGCCCTCCCTCCTGTAGCTGACGCTGAGCAGGTTACCAGCTACCATCACTGGCCCCCTGAAGCTGGGGCCTCCGAGCCTCGGCGCTACTGCAAGCTCACCGCGGACGCCGTCATAGGTTGCGCCGGCGATGGAGTTAGGTATTGCGAGGGCCGCCAGCGGCCTGGAGTAGTGGCCGTCGCACTCAAGGTGGTTGAAGTAGAGCCCCCAGGAGCGGTACCTGTCGTGGATCGACCTGAGGACCTCCATGGCCTCCTCGACCATGCCCTCGTAGAGCATCTGGGAGGCGACGCCGAACTCCACCCCGGTCCACGGCGTGTCGGCCTGCGACGACACCCTGTTCAGTATCTTGGTTCCGTTAGGCTCCTCTACGTCACCCACCATCGATGGCCTTGGGGTGCCCGGGTAGGTGCCGTTGAGGAGCCCCTCCCACCTCCTGAAGTTGGCCCTGTAGACCTCCCTGAGCGCCGACCTCACCTTCTCGCTGTCAACGCCGTCGCCAAGGCCGAGCACCTGCAGGTACCACTCCCCCGTGAGCTGCGCCGAGAGTATAGCCCTGTCCCTCAGGCCGCTCTCGGGGTCGTACCAGTCGTCGAAGTAGCTGCCGTTCCAAAGCAGCTTCACCATGCTCTCGTAGGCCCTTAGTGAAAGCTGCCTCAGCTCCTCGGCCCTCGCCAGCCCCTCCCTTGAGGCCGCCTCGGCTGCTGCCCTTAGGGAGGCAGCCCACAGGTCCCCGGTGAAGGAGGCCACGCCGAGGAGGCTGAACGTGTCAAACGTGTTCACAGAGTTCATGACGAACTCGGGGCCTGAGAACAGCAGCTTGACCACGTTGCCGCCGTAGAAGCCAGGCACGAGGCCCTTCTCCGCCGCGTCCTGGGCCACCCTTGAGAGGCCCTCGTAGTCTGAGGGCATGTAGTGCTCTATGAGCCCCGTGCCCCTGCTGTCGTGCTGCCTCCTGGTCCCATCTATGACTGTCAGCACATCGTTCCAGAGCGACCTGAGGTACTCCCTGTCGCCCGTGGCGTAATATGGCAGGAGGGCTATGAGCAGGAACTCGGGCATGAGGTCGTTCCTGTCGTAGCTGTCTATCAGGTTAAAGGACGCCCTGAACGAGTGGGGCACCCTGCCCGTCGGGTCCTTGCCGGTCCTCCTCACGACCTCAGCTATGGCCTCAGAGAACTTAGCTGGGTCGTTCTGTATCGATGGGTCCTTCCTCAGCATCTCCCTGTAGAGGCTCATGTTCTCATGGAAGCCGAGGGCGAAGAGCTCGTAGTAGTAGTGCTTGTCAGGCCTGAGTATGTGCCTGACAACGTCCTTAACTGCAACCTTTACCAGCTCAGGGTACATGTTGATGACCCCGGCGAAGGCCCAGAGGACCACGTCAACCGTGTTGAGCCCGCAGCACCCAGGTCCCCCCTCCCACAGGCCGAAGTGGCCGTCCCTCGTGAGCCAGGAGAGCTTCGGGATGCTCGTCAGCTGGGCGGTGACCAGGTCTATGACCCAGTCGTCGTATGACGCGTCGTACATAGCGCTCGAGAAGGCCTCCAGCCTGGCCGTCAGCTCGTGCTTGTTCTCAAAGATGTAAGAGATCACCTGCTCCACGTTGCCGAAGAAGTTCTCGTAGTAGTGCCCCACCCTCTGGCCCGAGGCGTCTATGTGGTTGGGGAAGTGCCACGCTATGGCCCAGTAGAGCTCCTCCGAGGACCCAGGCGTCAGCTCTATAGGCCTTGTGGCCACGGCTGAGAAGACGTCTAGGTCTGAAGTCATGCTTGAGGGCCCCGTCAGGGTCCCGTCGCCCCTGAAGTCAACCAGGAGCCTCCTCAGGAGGTTAACGAGCTGCGGCCTGTTGGAGGAGTCAACCGACCCCACAGCGCCTGAGGACTGCTGGCCCAGCGAGGCGACCGCCAGGGCCCCCCTTGCCATGGGGTGCCTCTCGTCGACGCAGCAGGCGCTCATTATCATTGCTGTCCAGTCCGGCCCCTCCCTCACCTCGCTTGACGGCCTGCCCCCGGCTGACCTGGCCAGGTTCCTGGCCACGGCCATTAGTGATACCTTAACCCTGGACGTCCCCCTGTTGGTGACCCTGAACCTAAGTATGACTGCCGGCGTTGACGACGCCTTCAGGTCTCCCGGGAGCAGGGGCGAGTAGGCGTCAAGGCTGACCTCGACGCCTAGCTCGTCCAGCAGCGAGTCCCTGTAGCTCAGCGTCACCCTTGGGTACCTGACGTCCATCTCCACGCCCTCAACTCCCTTGGCCCAGGGCAGGTGGTACGGCTCAGCCACGACCCACGGGCCGCAGCCCCTGTAGGTGTAGTCCTCCGCCGAGCCGTACCAGAGCCCGGTGAACAGGCCCCTCAGGATGGGCTCCTGGCCCTCGGGCTCAATCCTCAGGAAGAACACGAGGTCGTCGGGAGTCATGAACCACTGGGGCTGGCCGTAGCCTGCCCAGGGCCTGTTGTTGAATATCAGCCACTCCCTGAACCTGCCGTCAGGCCCTATCTCAAAGGAGCCCGTGCCGAGGCCTCCCATGGGGACGCCTGCCAGGGAGGTGTCATAATATGATATGCGCAAATGTAACACCATAAGGAAAGGTGACGGGAAATATAAAAGCTGACAGCTTAATTAAGGCCTGAGCCTCGCCTGGGAGCCCAGCCTGATGCCCTCCTCAAACGCCGCCAGGTTCTTGTCAGCCATGGGGAGCTCCTGCACCTTGGCCCTTATCCTCTCCGGCTCAACGAAGCCGTCCAGGGCCCCGGTGCCCACTAGCGCGCCAAGCATTACCATGTTCTCTGCCAGGTAGCTCCCGACCTTCTCCGCCGCCTCCCTCGCCGGTATCACCACGTACCTCACCCCGGCCCCCTTGAGGGCGGCCTCTATCTGCTGCCTCTTCAGCGGCCTGAGGCCAGGCGTGGGCGGCATCATTAGCGTATCTGCTGTCAGCAGCACTCCGCCCTGCCTTAGGTAGGGCACCCCCCTGACGGCCTCTATCATCTCAAACGACAGCACCACGTCCGCCTCCCC
It includes:
- a CDS encoding ABC transporter permease subunit; the protein is MRLTAPYVAYITAFGVVPFFATFALVGLDFRSALVALRLVPVGQVFLNTFILAVATSVLGTLIGLVAAVAVDMLDVKYQRPLSLLTVLPHTVPFVSAALIWSISLYGGGWGWFTYLLHISFDPLYLANTALYGVILVSVWGAIAFPFIIIYATLRSIPPEIRENAMIDNIGLSRYYGEVAIPLASKAILIAFIIELAFSFGAFDAPYVLTGGGPGYATTTLGILTYEAVYNLNSYSAGALIAAAIAALATVPAIALFRVLRSRRALLPAVSVRLPDPVFKGIMLAVLSVILFFNVMPIYWMFLVAFRPNTLDFRSPPIMIPVKFTSAFFVQALRGSVPYMVSSVVVSVAVGVIAVLLASGASYEIARGRAWGWLLPLSIYLYVLPPMAFVIPLYIAFAKAHLLNTWWALITAMPLGYVTYALWIMNGFFVDLPKAYDEVADLFNIKGKFRRLILPLSRPVLLSTFLLAAVGAWHALFYPLIFSATPYNFGFPPQGAQTVTIYALTAIQESTIDWGLLASMALVAALPPMVLDIVFLSLIARGSRASGLKFL
- a CDS encoding carotenoid biosynthesis protein; this translates as MNRLRLVAWSLSALYPPFLFLSVLDVPRPLSLVAAVVSTPIFFVTFYLLASYSELGGRRTLYFLAASAAISYAFEFLGVHYGLPFGKYYYTKGLGLKVLGVPVYIPLLWASLGFYSLAATGSYLAASLAMVAMDLAFDPFLTIEGHLWVWQTRGPYYGVPITNFIGWFVVSMAFYYAYDALGKAKPRPRLVSRAFYLEYVAAWSAMDFVSGLWLAGAAGLLAASLALALGALTGT
- a CDS encoding GH116 family glycosyl hydrolase, whose product is MRISYYDTSLAGVPMGGLGTGSFEIGPDGRFREWLIFNNRPWAGYGQPQWFMTPDDLVFFLRIEPEGQEPILRGLFTGLWYGSAEDYTYRGCGPWVVAEPYHLPWAKGVEGVEMDVRYPRVTLSYRDSLLDELGVEVSLDAYSPLLPGDLKASSTPAVILRFRVTNRGTSRVKVSLMAVARNLARSAGGRPSSEVREGPDWTAMIMSACCVDERHPMARGALAVASLGQQSSGAVGSVDSSNRPQLVNLLRRLLVDFRGDGTLTGPSSMTSDLDVFSAVATRPIELTPGSSEELYWAIAWHFPNHIDASGQRVGHYYENFFGNVEQVISYIFENKHELTARLEAFSSAMYDASYDDWVIDLVTAQLTSIPKLSWLTRDGHFGLWEGGPGCCGLNTVDVVLWAFAGVINMYPELVKVAVKDVVRHILRPDKHYYYELFALGFHENMSLYREMLRKDPSIQNDPAKFSEAIAEVVRRTGKDPTGRVPHSFRASFNLIDSYDRNDLMPEFLLIALLPYYATGDREYLRSLWNDVLTVIDGTRRQHDSRGTGLIEHYMPSDYEGLSRVAQDAAEKGLVPGFYGGNVVKLLFSGPEFVMNSVNTFDTFSLLGVASFTGDLWAASLRAAAEAASREGLARAEELRQLSLRAYESMVKLLWNGSYFDDWYDPESGLRDRAILSAQLTGEWYLQVLGLGDGVDSEKVRSALREVYRANFRRWEGLLNGTYPGTPRPSMVGDVEEPNGTKILNRVSSQADTPWTGVEFGVASQMLYEGMVEEAMEVLRSIHDRYRSWGLYFNHLECDGHYSRPLAALAIPNSIAGATYDGVRGELAVAPRLGGPSFRGPVMVAGNLLSVSYRREGCSGSITLKAVEGPGLRLSSLRLDFKGCRASVKYNGSEVPLSYVKDGELGLSRELMLRPGDLLEVSLGQ
- a CDS encoding indolepyruvate oxidoreductase subunit beta; translation: MDVSRRRINIVMTGVGGQGLITAARILGEAAVEGGCKALVAETHGLSQRGGAVEVHVRLGDVYSSLVPRGEADVVLSFEMIEAVRGVPYLRQGGVLLTADTLMMPPTPGLRPLKRQQIEAALKGAGVRYVVIPAREAAEKVGSYLAENMVMLGALVGTGALDGFVEPERIRAKVQELPMADKNLAAFEEGIRLGSQARLRP